One part of the Banduia mediterranea genome encodes these proteins:
- the csb2 gene encoding type I-G CRISPR-associated protein Csb2 produces the protein MLAIAFTFPAGRYHATPWGRHVNEADVAWPPDLWRLSRAFIATWYRKLDGQFSRDQLHGLLASLAEAEPPSYRLPEHVIHAHTRHYMPGKGDKKTLVFDAFARLSPDDALVIAWQNLSLNTEQYTLLDALLVNLGYLGRAESWVEARRIDDAAEYSYNCVPTDLDIDIETGEVTGEIVRLLAPQPPSEYENFRGAQLTQAGIATESQGHRKKLKSDQKRLLSTLPPEWIDAMAVDTSELQAAGWSAPPCARTISYRRPLQALKTAASKTTVRPTDGQAKTVMTTARFALYGKPLPRIEDAIRIGEALRRAANIKANHVLPAKLLPPELSGHDLPEANRHGHAFWLPEDADDDGAIDHLLVHVPDHLTQDAVRLLTSLRALKRDEGEPLRLILEGLGPASAFQSISRYAERACTWRSVTPYLYPWHLKKPELRDPGAAWAAIKQQLRKEWSMRGAGLPEIEHIEELPEIAAGGRKLRALRFHRFRGKRGLTQPDTHGRLLKIRFASAVRGPVALGFGCHFGLGMFQPLE, from the coding sequence ATGCTCGCCATCGCCTTCACCTTCCCGGCGGGACGCTACCACGCGACACCCTGGGGCCGGCACGTCAACGAAGCGGACGTCGCCTGGCCACCGGACCTGTGGCGCCTGAGCCGTGCGTTTATCGCAACGTGGTACCGCAAACTCGATGGACAGTTTTCGCGGGATCAGCTTCACGGCTTGCTGGCCAGCCTGGCGGAAGCCGAGCCACCCTCGTATCGGCTCCCGGAGCACGTGATTCACGCCCATACCCGGCACTACATGCCCGGAAAAGGCGACAAAAAGACGCTCGTATTCGATGCGTTTGCCCGACTTTCACCTGACGATGCCCTCGTAATCGCTTGGCAAAACCTATCGCTGAATACAGAGCAATACACGCTTCTGGACGCCCTTCTAGTCAATCTCGGCTACCTGGGGCGGGCCGAATCCTGGGTCGAGGCCCGCCGGATCGACGATGCCGCCGAGTACAGCTACAACTGCGTACCGACCGATCTTGATATCGACATCGAAACCGGAGAGGTCACGGGCGAAATCGTGCGCTTGCTGGCGCCTCAGCCACCAAGCGAATATGAAAACTTTCGCGGCGCACAGCTCACCCAGGCAGGCATTGCCACGGAATCGCAAGGGCACCGAAAGAAGCTCAAGTCGGACCAGAAACGCTTGCTCTCGACCCTGCCTCCGGAATGGATCGACGCCATGGCGGTCGATACCAGCGAGCTGCAGGCAGCCGGCTGGAGTGCACCGCCCTGCGCTCGCACCATCAGTTATCGGCGCCCACTGCAGGCCCTGAAAACAGCCGCCAGCAAAACGACGGTGCGCCCCACGGACGGGCAAGCAAAAACAGTGATGACCACTGCGCGGTTCGCGCTGTACGGCAAGCCGCTGCCACGCATAGAAGACGCGATCCGTATCGGCGAAGCCTTGCGCCGTGCCGCGAACATCAAAGCGAACCATGTTCTGCCGGCGAAATTGCTCCCTCCGGAACTTTCGGGACACGACTTGCCGGAAGCCAACCGGCACGGCCATGCGTTCTGGCTGCCGGAGGACGCCGACGACGATGGCGCCATCGATCACCTGCTCGTACACGTTCCCGACCACCTGACCCAGGACGCGGTACGACTGTTGACCTCACTGCGCGCATTGAAGCGTGACGAGGGCGAACCCTTGCGCCTGATATTGGAGGGGCTCGGCCCGGCATCCGCGTTCCAGTCAATATCCCGATACGCCGAGCGCGCTTGCACATGGCGCAGCGTCACGCCCTATTTGTACCCGTGGCACCTCAAGAAGCCGGAGCTTCGAGATCCTGGCGCAGCGTGGGCTGCGATCAAGCAGCAACTTCGCAAGGAGTGGTCGATGCGCGGCGCGGGCCTGCCGGAGATCGAACATATCGAGGAACTGCCGGAAATTGCAGCCGGGGGCCGCAAGCTCCGCGCACTCCGCTTTCACCGCTTCCGTGGGAAACGTGGCCTCACGCAGCCGGACACGCACGGGCGGCTGTTGAAAATCCGCTTTGCCTCCGCCGTCCGGGGCCCGGTGGCATTGGGGTTTGGGTGCCATTTCGGCTTAGGAATGTTTCAACCACTGGAATGA
- the cas8g1 gene encoding type I-G CRISPR-associated protein Cas8g1/Csx17, which produces MSTEREHNSKHELETKHSGVENAPAGRAAAAHAGTEPAADLAEHGVRTRTGEPQTAAGATQTADATIPRFITAAGTLSYTELAEKLSEPLQQLDYDIRQRRFSERVLDETLLRDLHAGLTAELFPDQAGLYRQTQNQIRAHQPPPPFEVPQRMRDYCLNLATRIEHLGGEADDRLLELLAYAEGEFLSIHPFPDFNGRISRLWLLEILRRLQLPPVTVVPADARFRVRYFDALAAADRRDWRPLMSLWKERLSEPLHVNEIPLPGCTPTPLASYLKALAVLRLVAEAGDENGGDAEAMGFWRDDVFVLRTRLTAEQLRAFFLEHYRPTPLVAPWNGGSGFYPKDNADGIRAIGEAAAERFAPYKQAIGAARKVVAQLGLKESPKLAQKAAFLQRLRNIAPEPLLRWMDSAVILSGNDPRYPPLLGTGGNDGRLDFTNNFMQRLTELFDVSSGTAQKDATEALDSALWGSQTTSLSDRAIGQFSPGVAGGPNAAAGFEGSARINIWDFVLMLEGAVLFGASTARRLESGDPAILAAPFTVRSRAGTAGSASAGDDGDARGEIWMPLWSNPFSIDELRSLLSEGRAALNGKATRDGLDFARAVAQLGVDRGIDGFQRYGFLMRSGKAFLATPLQRVRVKRNPDADLITDLEQRNWLGSVQQYARNDNAPNAFRSAARRLDTALFALSQQSSRGALQNVLRQLGRIEAALSRSPKSQDAVRSPVPRLSSAWAIRAGGERMNDSLEFRIAAALAGLRIVDGKGRRRLDIRTQLANVSESWNKDGDRAWTPTSALATWGPGPLTRNLGVMLRRRRLEAAKLNAEGEVLSSVTGATCDDVAAFLAGTTDDVRIDELLGGLACVDLYEIGLPAASRGAVLPPAFALLKIFFTSENLLHRLKLSWLPEDRPFHLPAEIPARLAADDIEAAIGIAWQRLRAHGVKLPGRNPPRLIAGPGYGARWLAALCIPLTQHETKRLIESLELEAKTPAETATSRID; this is translated from the coding sequence GTGAGCACTGAGCGGGAGCACAATTCGAAACATGAGCTGGAAACAAAACATTCAGGCGTGGAGAACGCTCCCGCCGGAAGAGCGGCAGCGGCGCACGCTGGCACAGAGCCCGCTGCAGACCTGGCAGAGCATGGCGTTCGAACGCGAACCGGTGAGCCTCAAACGGCTGCAGGCGCGACACAGACTGCTGATGCAACAATCCCGAGATTCATCACAGCCGCCGGAACGCTGAGTTATACCGAGCTGGCGGAAAAGCTGTCGGAACCGCTGCAACAGCTCGACTACGACATTCGCCAGCGACGATTCTCCGAACGCGTGCTGGACGAAACCCTGCTGCGTGATCTGCATGCCGGGCTGACAGCTGAACTGTTTCCCGATCAGGCAGGCCTCTACCGTCAAACCCAGAACCAGATCCGCGCGCATCAGCCGCCGCCTCCGTTTGAAGTACCGCAACGCATGCGGGACTACTGCCTGAATCTCGCCACCCGCATCGAGCACCTCGGCGGCGAGGCCGACGACCGCCTGCTCGAACTGTTGGCCTACGCGGAAGGCGAGTTTCTGTCGATCCATCCGTTCCCGGACTTCAACGGCCGGATCAGCCGCCTGTGGCTGCTGGAAATCCTGAGGCGCCTGCAATTGCCGCCGGTGACGGTAGTCCCGGCGGACGCACGATTTCGCGTCCGCTACTTCGACGCCCTGGCCGCTGCGGACAGGCGCGATTGGAGACCGCTGATGAGCCTCTGGAAGGAACGCCTCTCGGAACCTCTGCACGTCAACGAAATTCCCTTGCCAGGCTGCACGCCCACGCCACTGGCGTCCTACCTAAAGGCGCTGGCCGTCCTGCGGCTGGTCGCCGAAGCGGGCGACGAGAACGGCGGCGATGCCGAAGCCATGGGTTTCTGGCGCGACGATGTGTTTGTTCTGCGAACGCGGCTGACGGCCGAACAACTTCGCGCTTTCTTTCTCGAGCACTATCGGCCGACACCGCTGGTGGCGCCCTGGAACGGCGGAAGCGGCTTTTATCCCAAGGACAATGCGGACGGCATCCGCGCAATCGGAGAGGCTGCAGCCGAGCGCTTCGCGCCCTACAAGCAGGCCATCGGTGCAGCACGAAAAGTCGTCGCTCAACTGGGCCTGAAAGAAAGCCCCAAGCTGGCTCAGAAAGCGGCGTTCCTGCAGCGGCTGCGCAACATCGCTCCGGAGCCGCTGCTGCGTTGGATGGACTCCGCAGTCATCCTGTCCGGAAACGATCCACGCTATCCGCCGCTGCTGGGCACCGGGGGCAACGACGGCCGATTGGACTTTACCAACAATTTCATGCAGCGCCTGACCGAACTGTTCGACGTTTCCTCCGGCACCGCCCAAAAGGACGCCACAGAAGCCCTGGACAGCGCGCTATGGGGTTCGCAAACGACAAGCTTGTCGGACCGCGCAATCGGACAGTTCTCGCCCGGCGTCGCGGGTGGGCCGAACGCAGCGGCTGGCTTTGAAGGTTCCGCCCGTATCAACATCTGGGATTTCGTGCTGATGCTGGAAGGTGCGGTGCTGTTCGGCGCATCCACTGCGCGCAGGCTGGAATCGGGCGACCCCGCGATCCTCGCCGCACCGTTCACTGTGCGCAGCCGCGCCGGAACCGCCGGCTCGGCCAGCGCGGGAGACGACGGCGACGCACGCGGTGAAATCTGGATGCCTTTGTGGTCAAACCCGTTCAGCATCGACGAACTACGCTCACTACTCTCCGAAGGGCGCGCTGCACTGAATGGAAAAGCGACGCGCGATGGATTGGATTTTGCCCGCGCCGTGGCGCAACTCGGCGTAGACCGTGGCATTGACGGCTTCCAGCGTTACGGATTCTTGATGCGCTCAGGGAAAGCCTTTCTTGCAACGCCCCTACAGCGCGTCCGAGTTAAGCGAAATCCCGACGCCGACCTCATCACCGATCTCGAACAGCGCAACTGGCTCGGCTCGGTTCAACAATACGCTCGCAACGACAACGCACCCAACGCCTTTCGCTCTGCGGCCCGCCGGCTCGACACAGCGTTGTTCGCTTTGTCTCAGCAGTCCAGCCGCGGCGCACTACAAAACGTCCTGCGACAGCTTGGGCGTATCGAGGCAGCACTTAGCCGGAGTCCAAAGTCTCAGGACGCAGTGCGCTCGCCCGTACCGCGGCTTTCGAGTGCCTGGGCCATCAGAGCCGGCGGCGAACGAATGAACGATTCGCTGGAGTTCAGAATTGCTGCTGCCTTGGCCGGGCTGCGGATTGTGGATGGCAAGGGGCGCCGCCGTCTGGATATCCGCACACAGCTCGCGAATGTCAGCGAGTCTTGGAACAAAGACGGCGATCGTGCCTGGACACCGACGTCCGCGCTGGCCACCTGGGGTCCCGGTCCGCTGACTAGGAATCTTGGCGTCATGTTGCGCCGCCGCCGTCTGGAGGCGGCAAAGCTCAACGCGGAAGGTGAAGTGCTAAGTAGCGTCACGGGCGCGACCTGCGATGACGTTGCAGCGTTCCTGGCCGGAACTACCGATGATGTTCGCATCGACGAATTGCTGGGCGGACTTGCCTGTGTCGACCTGTACGAAATTGGGCTTCCCGCCGCGAGTCGGGGGGCAGTGCTGCCACCAGCATTCGCCCTGCTGAAGATTTTCTTCACTTCCGAAAACCTGCTGCACCGCCTGAAATTGAGCTGGCTGCCTGAAGACCGGCCGTTTCATCTTCCCGCCGAAATCCCGGCCCGTCTGGCAGCGGATGATATCGAGGCAGCCATCGGGATCGCCTGGCAGCGTTTGCGGGCCCATGGCGTGAAATTGCCAGGCCGCAACCCGCCGCGCCTGATCGCCGGCCCCGGATACGGCGCCCGCTGGCTCGCCGCGCTCTGCATTCCCTTGACCCAACACGAGACCAAACGACTGATCGAGTCGCTGGAGCTTGAAGCGAAAACCCCTGCTGAAACTGCTACGTCCCGGATCGACTAA
- a CDS encoding WYL domain-containing protein, with protein sequence MKRAISFLRDVLQAPLIADQARGVYRYESEGIYELPGLWFSSEELAALLIVDQVLEQQPIGLLSEALRPLRGKIETLLHKTGAETPQWDSRLRLLRMAARPAGDRFSIVADALVRRRRLLIDYHARSDDRMPRPRTVSPQRLAHYRDNWYLDAWCHKRSDLRTFALDRIITAEIIDTPAQEIDADQLDDVFATSYGIFAGQPTATAVLRFSPHIARWVSAETWHPQQQDERHENGSLTRSFPFHRTEELLMDILRYGPDVEVLEPPSLRDAVADRLRAALSRYPASDTAGRLTPRSARNSVLLDVLVDRKPWSKPAAALLGLCDRQIIRGCLPASSVGTVYFLIKREHGPRRARAIVSELLGILRVLPVDESTIAEALTANWPDFEDAVFHASARQAGVTHIATRNVKDFRKASLQICDPETLLAALSRSEIGSDARHD encoded by the coding sequence TTGAAACGGGCGATCAGCTTCCTGCGCGACGTGCTGCAGGCACCGTTGATTGCCGACCAGGCAAGAGGCGTCTACCGCTATGAATCGGAAGGCATCTATGAGCTACCCGGCCTCTGGTTCAGCAGCGAAGAACTCGCCGCCCTGTTGATTGTCGACCAGGTTCTGGAACAACAGCCCATCGGGCTGCTGTCCGAAGCGCTGCGGCCGCTACGCGGCAAGATCGAAACGCTGCTGCACAAAACCGGTGCCGAAACCCCGCAATGGGACTCCCGTCTGCGGCTGCTGCGCATGGCCGCCCGGCCTGCCGGAGACCGGTTCTCGATCGTGGCGGACGCGCTGGTTCGCCGACGCCGCCTGCTCATCGACTATCACGCCCGCAGCGACGACCGCATGCCGCGACCCCGCACGGTGTCGCCACAACGGCTGGCCCACTATCGCGACAACTGGTATCTGGACGCCTGGTGTCACAAACGAAGCGATCTGCGCACCTTCGCCCTGGACCGCATCATCACAGCGGAAATCATCGACACGCCCGCGCAGGAAATCGACGCTGATCAGCTCGACGACGTGTTCGCCACCAGCTACGGCATCTTCGCCGGCCAGCCCACGGCAACCGCCGTATTGCGCTTCTCTCCCCATATCGCCCGCTGGGTCAGCGCCGAGACCTGGCACCCGCAGCAACAGGACGAGCGCCATGAAAACGGCTCGCTGACCCGCAGCTTTCCCTTTCACCGCACGGAGGAACTGCTGATGGACATCCTGCGCTACGGCCCGGACGTGGAAGTGCTGGAACCGCCCTCCTTGCGTGATGCAGTTGCGGATCGTCTGCGTGCCGCGCTTTCCCGTTACCCAGCAAGCGACACGGCAGGTCGCCTCACTCCAAGAAGTGCGCGCAACAGCGTCCTGCTGGATGTACTCGTGGATCGCAAACCTTGGTCCAAGCCTGCGGCTGCCCTGCTGGGACTTTGCGACCGCCAGATCATCCGTGGCTGCCTGCCTGCGTCTTCAGTGGGCACCGTCTACTTCCTCATCAAACGCGAGCACGGCCCGCGCCGCGCACGTGCGATTGTGAGCGAGCTGCTCGGCATTCTCCGCGTGCTGCCGGTAGACGAATCAACCATCGCCGAAGCTCTGACTGCGAACTGGCCCGACTTTGAAGACGCTGTTTTCCACGCCTCCGCACGACAGGCGGGCGTCACCCACATAGCGACGCGAAATGTGAAGGACTTTCGCAAGGCGTCGCTTCAGATCTGCGACCCTGAAACCTTGCTTGCCGCACTGAGCCGTTCAGAAATCGGTAGCGACGCGCGCCATGACTAA
- the cas7g gene encoding type I-G CRISPR-associated RAMP protein Csb1/Cas7g, translating to MPLNFDSLASAPRLLLEARLQPIQGTRFQPTGFPNLGHATYDGPNGERMLLVESAQSMANRLETVCWDKAADDWIAPLQGLPLVKVRDKDGAALTNTVLEAHRINSPYILEGKDKTVFNTLKSELAGMEEGPVDIKQLAVVLLKLDTNALIHGVFLAKSELAGGRLRLPRVLSSFIEAEDVKEAQSGGVKNDHVNPSGDTARGFGNVPFARSEFTSPKIVAYFNLDLAQIRAFGLGTTVSELLIALSLFKIQALLSSGLRLRTACDLEVNEEPGLIVTRPLDFEMPSLSDLESALPELIAQVAEEQQWPQRTATTLTWEPTTKAKKGKADAPADTEAAD from the coding sequence ATGCCGCTGAACTTCGACTCCCTCGCCAGTGCTCCCCGTCTGCTGCTGGAAGCTCGCCTCCAACCGATTCAGGGCACTCGCTTTCAGCCCACCGGCTTTCCCAATCTCGGACACGCGACCTACGACGGCCCGAACGGCGAACGCATGCTGCTGGTGGAATCGGCGCAAAGCATGGCGAATCGCCTGGAAACGGTCTGCTGGGACAAGGCCGCGGACGACTGGATTGCACCACTCCAGGGACTGCCGCTGGTCAAGGTCCGAGACAAGGACGGCGCGGCTCTGACCAATACCGTACTTGAGGCACACCGCATCAACTCACCCTACATTCTGGAAGGAAAGGACAAGACGGTCTTTAACACGTTGAAATCCGAACTCGCGGGCATGGAAGAGGGGCCGGTCGACATCAAGCAACTCGCTGTCGTGTTGCTGAAGCTCGATACCAATGCCTTGATCCACGGCGTCTTTCTTGCCAAATCCGAGCTGGCTGGCGGTCGGCTACGCCTTCCTCGGGTGCTGTCGTCCTTTATTGAGGCGGAAGACGTGAAGGAAGCACAAAGCGGCGGAGTCAAGAATGATCATGTGAACCCTTCCGGCGACACCGCCCGCGGCTTCGGCAACGTTCCGTTCGCCCGATCCGAATTCACATCGCCCAAGATCGTCGCGTACTTCAATCTCGACCTCGCTCAGATTCGCGCTTTTGGACTCGGCACTACCGTTTCCGAGCTGCTGATCGCCCTCTCGCTTTTCAAGATCCAGGCCTTGTTGAGTTCCGGCTTACGCCTGCGCACCGCCTGCGACCTGGAGGTCAATGAAGAACCGGGCCTTATCGTCACACGCCCCCTCGACTTTGAGATGCCCAGCCTTTCGGACCTGGAATCGGCACTACCCGAATTGATCGCCCAGGTCGCTGAAGAGCAGCAGTGGCCTCAGCGCACCGCAACGACGCTGACCTGGGAGCCGACGACCAAAGCCAAGAAAGGAAAAGCGGACGCGCCTGCCGATACCGAAGCGGCAGACTGA
- the astD gene encoding succinylglutamate-semialdehyde dehydrogenase, producing MNNDSIYLAGHWAPGGGAEFSSIDPSSGATLWTGNAATPDDVNVAFKSARAIAGAWGTRPFAEREAIVRRFAELLAEHKESLASTIARETGKPLWETRTEVGAMINKVDLSVKAYWQRTGVSENRNGAVLSAIRHKPHGVVAVFGPYNFPGHLPNGHIVPALLAGNCVVFKPSEQTPLVAIETVKLWHEAGIPEGVFSLLPGELETAESIAQHPQLDGLYFTGSSRTGGILNRQFAEMPGKILALEMGGNNPQVVGKINDIVPAVYDVIQSAYLSSGQRCTCARRLFVPQGPEGDFFITVLVDAIRKIMVGRWNDDPQPFMGPLISATAAQQLLDAEQELVDLGAEVLVPMQRLPYGEAFLTPGLLDVTRIDDLPDEEHFGPLLKVIRYDDFDDAIAQANATRYGLSAGLLSEDQAQWNHFYANIRAGIVNWNRPTTGASGAAPFGGVGESGNHRAAALYAADYCAYPVASMEAPKSELPAQLPPGIELGPEV from the coding sequence ATGAACAACGATTCGATCTATCTCGCAGGCCACTGGGCTCCCGGCGGCGGCGCCGAATTTTCGAGTATCGACCCGAGCAGCGGCGCAACACTTTGGACTGGCAATGCCGCCACACCGGACGACGTGAATGTAGCCTTCAAGTCCGCCCGCGCCATTGCCGGCGCCTGGGGCACGCGCCCGTTCGCGGAACGCGAAGCCATCGTGCGACGATTCGCCGAACTGCTGGCTGAACACAAGGAATCGCTCGCCAGCACCATCGCCCGCGAAACCGGCAAGCCGTTGTGGGAAACCCGCACCGAAGTCGGTGCGATGATCAACAAGGTCGATCTTTCGGTAAAAGCCTACTGGCAGCGCACCGGCGTGAGCGAAAACCGGAATGGCGCCGTACTCAGCGCGATCCGCCACAAACCGCACGGCGTGGTCGCCGTGTTCGGACCGTACAACTTTCCGGGACACCTGCCGAACGGCCATATCGTTCCGGCCCTGCTGGCCGGCAACTGCGTGGTCTTCAAGCCCAGCGAACAGACCCCGCTGGTGGCGATCGAAACCGTGAAGCTGTGGCATGAGGCCGGCATACCCGAAGGCGTGTTCAGCCTGCTGCCGGGCGAGCTGGAGACCGCCGAGTCCATCGCCCAGCACCCGCAACTGGACGGCCTGTACTTCACCGGCAGCTCACGCACCGGCGGCATCCTCAACCGTCAGTTCGCCGAAATGCCCGGCAAGATCCTGGCGCTGGAAATGGGCGGCAACAACCCGCAGGTGGTCGGCAAGATCAACGACATCGTGCCCGCAGTCTACGACGTGATTCAGTCCGCGTATCTCTCCAGCGGCCAACGCTGCACCTGCGCGCGCCGCCTGTTCGTGCCGCAAGGCCCTGAAGGCGATTTCTTCATCACCGTGCTGGTCGACGCCATCCGCAAGATCATGGTCGGTCGCTGGAACGACGATCCGCAACCATTCATGGGCCCGCTGATTTCCGCGACCGCTGCACAGCAACTGCTTGATGCCGAGCAGGAATTGGTAGACCTCGGCGCCGAAGTGCTGGTACCGATGCAGCGCCTGCCCTACGGCGAAGCCTTCCTCACACCGGGCCTGCTCGATGTGACGCGCATCGACGATCTGCCGGACGAGGAACACTTCGGCCCGCTGCTGAAAGTCATCCGCTACGATGACTTCGACGACGCGATCGCCCAGGCCAACGCCACACGCTACGGCCTGTCGGCCGGTCTGCTGTCCGAAGACCAAGCGCAGTGGAACCATTTCTACGCCAACATTCGCGCCGGCATCGTCAACTGGAATCGCCCGACCACCGGCGCCTCCGGCGCCGCACCGTTTGGCGGCGTTGGCGAATCCGGCAACCATCGCGCGGCCGCGCTCTATGCCGCCGATTACTGCGCCTACCCGGTCGCCTCGATGGAAGCGCCGAAATCCGAACTGCCGGCGCAACTCCCGCCCGGCATCGAGCTGGGGCCGGAGGTCTAG
- the cas3g gene encoding type I-G CRISPR-associated helicase/endonuclease Cas3g — translation MTKSFDALFRAACGRESDLTFAPFEYQRRLATDSWNGEAWPDLLNVPTGLGKTAAVTLAWLYKRGWRAGERSEIPDACTPRRLIWCLPMRVLVEQTERSIRDWLSRLGIDGDVGTGKVSVHVLAGGAEDVKTWAEHPEEDMILIGTQDMLLSRALMRGYGMSRYLWPVHFAMLHNDAMWVFDEVQLMGPGLITGVQLEAFRRELACARNSRSLWVSATLDRAWMKTVDFDPDALALLQLSEEEKSAETVSARRDSIKPLAACSASLRADGKAALASYFQELATQVLAAQRQRPGTTTLAILNTVARAQGLFDEITKRLSPPPSKKRKGAADDPPSLSDAPELLLVHSRFRAQERKALNDKLATLPNPHGPGRIIVATQAVEAGVDLSSRVLFTELAPFTSMVQRFGRCNRYGEFNGSADAQVHWIDVADSKPYEPSELDETKRLLAPLSSVSPAALPPIEAAAPLFPVLRRKDFLDLFSTEADLSGFDIDIAQYIRDADDADVLLFWRDWSDADSAKNQASAHADELCRAGLGAANELLKRLKAGDVYRWDTLAREWTAVPHLGKPRLRPGMILMVRTTAGGYTEKRGLSPESSEAVEPFKAAQTDALTAEAMDDDRRSLLAQEVSLTRHLKDVGNEAETLCESLKVPDAAAVTRAARWHDVGKAHQAFQTMLRDAHQQGLQQDLGDGLWAKSGGNYRGRVNYQVAGEDKPRKHFRHELASALAWLAQHDDEPDADLIAYLIAAHHGKVRLSLRALPNETEPPDSRLFARGVWDGDVLPAFHLSDDETLPEIPLHLDIMQLGGGRMGPSWTTRTQRLLKRHGPFRLAWLEALVRIADWRATRAEQEADSEH, via the coding sequence ATGACTAAGTCATTCGATGCGCTTTTCAGGGCTGCATGCGGTCGGGAATCCGATCTTACATTCGCACCTTTTGAATACCAGCGAAGGCTCGCTACCGACAGCTGGAATGGCGAGGCTTGGCCAGACCTGCTCAACGTTCCCACCGGCCTCGGAAAGACTGCGGCAGTCACGCTAGCCTGGCTGTACAAGCGCGGCTGGCGCGCCGGGGAGCGCAGTGAGATTCCGGACGCTTGCACGCCACGCCGCCTGATTTGGTGCTTGCCCATGCGGGTGCTGGTGGAACAGACCGAACGCAGCATTCGCGACTGGCTCTCCCGTCTTGGAATAGACGGTGACGTCGGGACCGGCAAAGTGTCAGTGCATGTGCTCGCCGGTGGCGCCGAGGACGTGAAGACCTGGGCCGAACACCCCGAAGAAGACATGATCCTCATCGGCACCCAGGACATGCTGTTGTCCCGCGCATTGATGCGCGGCTACGGCATGAGCCGCTACCTGTGGCCGGTGCACTTCGCGATGTTGCACAACGACGCGATGTGGGTATTCGACGAGGTTCAACTGATGGGGCCGGGCTTGATCACCGGCGTACAGCTCGAAGCCTTCCGCCGCGAACTGGCCTGTGCCCGCAACAGCCGCAGTCTTTGGGTTTCCGCAACGCTCGACCGGGCTTGGATGAAAACTGTGGATTTCGATCCCGACGCGCTCGCCTTGCTGCAACTGAGCGAGGAGGAAAAAAGCGCCGAGACGGTCAGCGCGCGGCGCGATTCCATTAAGCCGCTGGCCGCTTGCAGCGCGAGTCTGCGCGCGGATGGCAAGGCGGCCTTGGCGTCCTATTTTCAGGAACTGGCAACTCAGGTTCTTGCCGCTCAGCGGCAACGGCCCGGAACGACCACGCTGGCGATTCTCAACACCGTCGCGCGCGCGCAGGGCTTGTTCGATGAAATAACCAAGCGTCTATCGCCCCCGCCCTCGAAGAAGCGAAAAGGCGCAGCAGACGATCCGCCATCGCTTTCGGATGCGCCCGAACTTTTGCTCGTGCACTCGCGTTTTCGCGCCCAGGAGCGCAAGGCGCTCAACGACAAACTGGCAACGCTGCCCAATCCGCACGGCCCCGGCCGCATCATCGTCGCCACGCAGGCCGTGGAAGCCGGAGTCGATCTATCCTCGCGCGTCCTGTTCACGGAGTTGGCGCCTTTCACATCGATGGTCCAACGCTTCGGCCGCTGCAATCGCTACGGCGAATTCAACGGCTCCGCCGACGCGCAGGTCCATTGGATCGACGTCGCCGATTCCAAACCCTATGAGCCATCCGAACTCGACGAAACCAAGCGCCTGCTGGCACCACTGAGCAGCGTTTCTCCCGCAGCGCTGCCGCCCATCGAAGCCGCCGCACCCTTGTTCCCCGTGCTGCGGCGCAAAGACTTTCTGGACTTGTTCAGTACCGAGGCCGACCTGTCCGGCTTCGATATCGACATTGCCCAGTACATCCGCGACGCGGACGACGCCGATGTCTTGTTGTTCTGGCGCGACTGGTCCGACGCGGATAGCGCAAAGAATCAAGCTTCCGCGCATGCCGACGAATTGTGCCGTGCCGGCCTGGGAGCCGCCAACGAATTGCTCAAGCGCCTGAAAGCGGGGGACGTTTATCGGTGGGACACGCTGGCCCGCGAATGGACGGCGGTTCCGCACCTGGGCAAGCCGCGCCTGCGGCCAGGCATGATCCTCATGGTGCGCACCACGGCCGGCGGCTATACGGAAAAACGCGGCCTTTCGCCGGAGTCGTCGGAGGCGGTCGAGCCGTTCAAGGCCGCGCAAACCGATGCGCTCACTGCTGAAGCGATGGACGACGACCGGCGCAGCCTGCTCGCGCAGGAGGTTTCGCTGACGCGCCATCTGAAGGACGTGGGCAACGAAGCAGAAACCCTCTGCGAATCCTTGAAGGTGCCGGATGCGGCCGCAGTCACCCGGGCGGCGCGATGGCACGACGTGGGCAAAGCACACCAAGCCTTCCAGACGATGCTCAGGGACGCTCATCAACAAGGCCTGCAGCAAGACCTCGGCGACGGCCTCTGGGCCAAGTCCGGCGGCAACTACCGTGGGCGCGTGAATTATCAGGTGGCGGGTGAAGACAAGCCACGCAAGCACTTCCGCCACGAGCTTGCATCCGCGCTCGCCTGGCTGGCGCAACATGACGACGAACCCGATGCGGACCTGATCGCCTACCTGATCGCCGCCCATCACGGCAAAGTCCGCCTATCGCTGCGCGCCCTGCCGAACGAAACCGAACCTCCCGACTCGCGCCTGTTTGCTCGGGGCGTGTGGGACGGCGACGTTTTGCCCGCCTTCCATCTTTCGGACGACGAAACGCTCCCGGAAATTCCCTTGCACCTCGACATCATGCAACTGGGCGGAGGTCGGATGGGACCATCCTGGACCACCCGGACGCAGCGCCTGTTGAAGCGCCACGGGCCCTTCCGCCTCGCCTGGCTGGAGGCACTGGTGCGTATTGCCGACTGGCGGGCCACCCGTGCGGAGCAGGAGGCTGACAGTGAGCACTGA